One genomic segment of Occultella kanbiaonis includes these proteins:
- a CDS encoding low molecular weight protein-tyrosine-phosphatase, translating into MADHFTIAVVCTGNICRSPIGEVVIRDAIADAGLTGQVRVFSAGTGDWHLGEDADHRALSVLTEKGHHLTDHRARRFAAADFAVADLVLALDQSHVDTLLRLAPDPVAQEKVRLLRSFDPDREDDEVADPYYGDRRDFEISYAEILAAAPGVVAHVRERLA; encoded by the coding sequence ATGGCCGACCACTTCACGATCGCTGTCGTGTGCACCGGGAACATCTGCCGCTCCCCGATCGGCGAGGTGGTGATCCGGGACGCGATCGCCGACGCCGGACTCACCGGCCAGGTCCGGGTGTTCTCCGCCGGCACCGGGGACTGGCACCTCGGTGAGGACGCGGACCACCGCGCCCTGTCGGTGCTGACCGAGAAGGGGCACCACCTCACCGACCACCGGGCGCGCAGGTTCGCCGCTGCGGACTTCGCCGTCGCGGACCTGGTTCTGGCCCTGGACCAGAGCCACGTCGACACCCTGCTCCGGCTCGCGCCGGACCCCGTCGCACAGGAGAAGGTCCGCCTGTTGCGCAGCTTCGACCCGGACCGCGAGGACGACGAGGTGGCCGACCCCTACTACGGCGACCGGCGCGACTTCGAGATCAGTTACGCCGAGATCCTCGCGGCTGCCCCCGGCGTCGTGGCGCACGTGCGCGAACGGCTCGCGTGA
- a CDS encoding fructosamine kinase family protein yields the protein MTWRKTRFPHPDAALAEADGLRWLAEVPDGARVARVRDVGPGVLELESIRSGPTTAVAARAFGAALARTHGAGADFFGQVPGSTDGFMAQAPMPGPSTPDLRWGEFYATTRVLPFLRTAVGQGSITPDGAAAVEAVVARLVAGDLEHDQPARVRELAAPGRPAVARLHGDLWNGNVLWDADAGGEAVLIDATAHGGHGETDLAMLALFGQPHSGDIVEGYQEVSPLAAGWPDRIALHQLNPLLVHTVLFGSSYADAAVRAAAAYV from the coding sequence GTGACCTGGCGCAAGACCCGGTTCCCGCACCCGGACGCCGCGCTCGCCGAGGCCGACGGCCTGCGCTGGCTCGCCGAGGTACCCGACGGCGCCCGGGTGGCCCGAGTGCGCGACGTGGGCCCCGGCGTGCTCGAGCTGGAGTCGATCCGGTCCGGCCCCACCACGGCGGTCGCGGCCCGCGCGTTCGGCGCGGCGCTGGCCCGCACGCACGGCGCCGGCGCCGACTTCTTCGGCCAGGTCCCCGGCAGCACCGACGGGTTCATGGCGCAGGCGCCGATGCCCGGCCCGAGCACCCCGGACCTGCGCTGGGGCGAGTTCTACGCGACTACCCGCGTGCTGCCGTTCCTGCGCACCGCCGTCGGGCAGGGCTCGATCACGCCCGACGGCGCAGCTGCCGTCGAGGCGGTCGTGGCCCGGCTCGTGGCCGGTGACCTCGAGCACGACCAACCCGCCCGGGTCCGCGAGCTCGCAGCCCCGGGACGCCCCGCCGTCGCCCGTCTGCACGGCGACCTGTGGAACGGCAACGTGCTCTGGGACGCCGACGCCGGCGGCGAGGCGGTCCTGATCGATGCCACCGCGCACGGCGGCCACGGCGAGACCGACCTGGCGATGCTCGCCCTGTTCGGCCAGCCGCACTCCGGCGACATCGTCGAGGGCTACCAGGAGGTCTCCCCGCTCGCGGCCGGTTGGCCGGATCGGATCGCGCTGCACCAGCTCAACCCGCTGCTCGTGCACACGGTGCTGTTCGGCAGCTCCTACGCCGACGCCGCAGTCCGGGCCGCGGCCGCGTACGTCTGA
- a CDS encoding SRPBCC family protein yields the protein MTTAIDTRVLIRAARDRVWDVLTDFSRAHEWMAEATDMRQDDATLAVGSVLRFRAQNSDRTSTVEALEPGRMIALASDGPGVHAVYTYTLTDVEGGTEVRLVADVGTSGPMRLLGPVIRGSIAKADGGQLVALARLLTTNDTPA from the coding sequence ATGACCACAGCGATCGACACCCGCGTGCTGATCCGCGCCGCCCGGGACCGCGTCTGGGACGTGCTGACCGACTTCTCCCGTGCCCACGAGTGGATGGCCGAGGCCACGGACATGCGCCAGGACGACGCCACGCTCGCCGTCGGGAGCGTGCTGAGGTTCCGCGCGCAGAACTCCGATCGAACCTCCACGGTCGAGGCGCTCGAACCCGGCCGGATGATCGCGCTCGCGAGCGATGGCCCCGGCGTGCACGCCGTCTACACCTACACGCTGACCGACGTCGAGGGCGGCACCGAGGTCCGGCTCGTCGCCGATGTCGGGACCAGCGGCCCGATGCGGCTCCTCGGTCCGGTCATCCGCGGGTCGATCGCGAAGGCCGACGGTGGTCAGCTCGTGGCGTTGGCCCGCCTGCTCACGACCAACGACACTCCGGCCTGA
- a CDS encoding AraC family transcriptional regulator, protein MPTAPEPAAAFVERAAPADLAEVLTSLWFVRTEAPARYERILPAPDVPLVVPLTLQPYGVRRPHGWQRLHGPFVAGLTDEATISANGARVANVGARLRPDALRAVGLDPQRLAGGVHEVGGFEGLDRLDPDVTAELALAAVVAALRARLDPAWHPDPVVRAAVESFGNDPQPRVGDVAALTGVSAPALVARFRRACGVTPKMFADLRRLHGLLDRLTAAALDPGGEPFAGVVWSDLAAAAGYYDQSHLNRAFHRFVGLTPTAYFDRVRRYGLDAVRFVPEQDAAPR, encoded by the coding sequence ATGCCCACCGCCCCCGAGCCGGCCGCAGCGTTCGTCGAGCGGGCTGCGCCGGCGGACCTGGCGGAGGTCCTCACGAGCCTGTGGTTCGTGCGGACCGAGGCGCCGGCACGCTACGAGCGGATCCTGCCCGCCCCGGACGTGCCGCTCGTCGTGCCGTTGACCCTGCAGCCCTATGGGGTCCGCCGGCCCCACGGCTGGCAGCGGCTCCACGGTCCGTTCGTCGCCGGGCTCACCGACGAGGCCACGATCAGTGCGAACGGTGCGCGCGTCGCGAACGTCGGCGCGCGGTTGCGCCCGGATGCGTTGCGGGCGGTCGGCCTGGATCCGCAGCGCCTCGCCGGTGGGGTGCACGAGGTCGGCGGATTCGAGGGCCTCGACCGTCTCGATCCGGACGTCACGGCCGAGCTCGCGCTCGCGGCGGTGGTGGCGGCGCTGCGCGCCAGGCTCGATCCGGCCTGGCACCCCGATCCCGTCGTGCGGGCGGCGGTCGAGTCGTTCGGCAACGACCCGCAACCACGGGTGGGTGACGTGGCGGCTCTGACAGGTGTCTCGGCCCCCGCGCTCGTCGCCCGGTTCCGCCGCGCGTGCGGCGTCACGCCGAAGATGTTCGCCGACCTGCGGCGGCTGCACGGGCTCCTGGATCGGTTGACGGCGGCGGCCCTCGACCCGGGCGGCGAGCCCTTCGCCGGGGTGGTCTGGAGCGACCTCGCCGCAGCCGCGGGGTACTACGACCAGTCGCACCTGAACCGCGCGTTCCATCGCTTCGTCGGACTCACCCCGACCGCCTACTTCGACCGCGTACGCCGGTACGGGCTCGATGCCGTGCGATTCGTGCCGGAGCAGGACGCGGCTCCGCGGTGA
- the purB gene encoding adenylosuccinate lyase: MPSRSGRTDLADLTPPIALGPLDGRYRPVVAPLVDHLSEAALNRARLHVEVEWLIHLTTGGVLPGAPTLSTAEVAYLRGVVDSFGSAEIAELAEIERETLHDVKAVEYFLKRRLTAAPDVLGETVLPDVTEIVHIFCTSEDINNLSYALTVRSAVGQVWLPAAHTVADAVADLARVNAAVPMLARTHGQPATPVTLGKELAVLAHRLRRQLRRISSAEFLGKINGATGTYGAHAISVPGADWEAVAREFVTGLGLTWNPLTTQIESHDWQAELYADVARFNRVLHNLATDVWTYISLGYFKQRLSAQGSTGSSTMPHKVNPIRFENAEANLEISCALLDTLASTLVTSRLQRDLTDSTTQRNIGVAFGHSLLALDNVRRGLAGLDVDAEAMARDLDGNWEVLGEAVQSAMRAAAVAGAEGMADPYERLKELTRGRRVDRAAMREFIGGLGLPDDVAHRLLDLTPGSYTGLAQRLVDHLA; encoded by the coding sequence ATGCCCTCACGCTCCGGTCGCACCGACCTCGCCGACCTGACCCCGCCGATCGCCCTGGGCCCCCTGGACGGGCGCTACCGACCCGTCGTGGCCCCGCTTGTGGACCACCTCTCGGAGGCGGCCCTGAACCGGGCCCGGCTGCACGTGGAGGTCGAGTGGCTCATCCACCTGACCACCGGTGGGGTGCTGCCCGGCGCACCGACGCTGTCGACGGCGGAGGTCGCCTATCTGCGCGGCGTCGTCGATTCCTTCGGTTCCGCCGAGATCGCCGAGCTGGCGGAGATCGAACGGGAGACCCTGCACGACGTCAAGGCCGTCGAGTACTTCCTCAAGCGGCGCCTCACCGCCGCCCCGGACGTGCTCGGCGAGACGGTGCTGCCGGACGTGACCGAGATCGTGCACATCTTCTGCACGAGCGAGGACATCAACAACCTGTCCTACGCGCTCACGGTGCGCTCCGCCGTCGGGCAGGTCTGGCTGCCGGCCGCGCACACGGTGGCGGACGCCGTCGCCGACCTGGCCCGCGTGAACGCGGCGGTGCCGATGCTGGCTCGCACGCACGGCCAGCCCGCGACGCCGGTGACCCTCGGCAAGGAGCTCGCCGTGCTCGCGCACCGGCTGCGCCGCCAGCTGCGCCGGATCTCCTCGGCGGAGTTCCTCGGCAAGATCAACGGCGCCACCGGCACCTACGGCGCGCACGCCATCTCGGTGCCCGGCGCGGACTGGGAGGCCGTGGCGCGGGAGTTCGTGACCGGCCTCGGGCTCACCTGGAACCCGCTCACCACCCAGATCGAGAGCCACGACTGGCAGGCCGAGCTGTATGCGGACGTGGCCCGGTTCAACCGGGTGCTGCACAACCTCGCCACCGACGTGTGGACCTACATCTCGCTCGGGTACTTCAAGCAGCGGCTGTCCGCGCAGGGGTCCACCGGGTCCTCGACGATGCCGCACAAGGTCAACCCGATCCGGTTCGAGAACGCCGAGGCGAACCTCGAGATCTCCTGCGCGCTGCTGGACACGCTCGCCTCGACCCTCGTGACGTCCCGCCTCCAGCGCGACCTCACCGACTCCACCACGCAGCGCAACATCGGCGTCGCGTTCGGGCACTCGCTGCTCGCCCTGGACAACGTGCGCCGCGGCCTGGCCGGGCTGGACGTGGACGCCGAGGCGATGGCCCGGGACCTGGACGGCAATTGGGAGGTGCTCGGCGAGGCCGTGCAGTCCGCGATGCGCGCGGCCGCCGTCGCCGGCGCCGAGGGCATGGCCGACCCCTACGAGCGGCTCAAGGAGCTGACCCGCGGGCGCCGGGTGGACCGAGCCGCGATGCGCGAGTTCATCGGCGGGCTCGGACTGCCCGACGACGTCGCACACCGGCTCCTGGACCTCACCCCCGGTTCGTACACCGGACTGGCCCAGCGACTCGTGGACCACTTGGCCTGA
- a CDS encoding TetR/AcrR family transcriptional regulator has translation MSTARHRILDALEQVLIAEGPALATIEHVAATAGVSKGGLLYHFGSKEALYEGLLARLTDAAEQVRVGTDVSAAVGEYLRQSSVADDAYSTTMLAALRLVGAPEVDVPAALADASDRWFAPVGALIADPVTARLVQLVGDGLYLNALVAGSASEHDPAVVARLLASLEPAPAGEASGT, from the coding sequence ATGTCCACAGCCAGGCATCGAATCCTCGACGCACTCGAGCAGGTCCTGATCGCCGAGGGTCCCGCCCTGGCGACGATCGAGCACGTCGCCGCCACGGCCGGCGTCTCCAAGGGCGGCCTGCTGTACCACTTCGGCAGCAAGGAGGCCCTCTACGAGGGGTTGCTCGCGCGCCTGACCGACGCGGCCGAGCAGGTGCGTGTCGGGACCGACGTGAGCGCCGCCGTCGGCGAGTACCTGCGCCAGTCCTCGGTGGCCGACGACGCCTACAGCACCACGATGCTCGCCGCGCTGCGGCTCGTCGGGGCGCCCGAGGTCGACGTGCCGGCGGCCCTGGCGGACGCCAGTGACCGGTGGTTCGCCCCGGTCGGCGCGCTGATCGCGGACCCGGTCACCGCGCGGCTGGTCCAGCTCGTGGGTGACGGGCTCTATCTGAACGCGTTGGTGGCCGGATCGGCCAGCGAGCACGACCCGGCCGTGGTGGCCCGGTTGCTGGCCTCGCTCGAACCGGCGCCGGCGGGTGAGGCAAGCGGGACCTGA
- a CDS encoding MFS transporter translates to MIVRTSARSTTVSINVAESSHTPSPSTRRRWLALVALMLPVLLVSIDNTVLSFAVPALSRDLQPTATQLLWIVDIYPLVLAGLLVTMGTLGDRLGRRRLLLIGATGFGVVSVWAAFSADASHLIAARAAMGIFGATLMPATLALLRNVFTDDGERRFAIAVWAAGFSGGAALGPIVGGWLLEHFWWGSVFLLNVPVLVIFLIAAPLLVPESRGSRAGRFDLVSVALSILAMVPLVYAVKTVAHDGVVPIALALLAVAATAGWLFVRRQLRRPEPLLDVRLFQRPVFAASVVANLVAALGMAGLLFLLAQYLQLVLGLSPMVAGLWLLPGLVGTVALGLVAAAVADRAPLHVLVPIGIGVSAVGYAVGTMLTGHSGIGVAVAVFVLVGAGSGFTETLTNDAILAAVPPARAGAASSISETAYELGSAFGVAVLGSVASAIYRDRVVLPDTIAAGDRATASETLGGAVEVAGAQGDPGVGAALLDSAREAFASGLAVTAAAGVALLAVTAVGVGVALRRGARQDDAELALPLRPTDPAGSTDAKDATQVLTTGAR, encoded by the coding sequence ATGATCGTCCGAACCTCAGCCAGGAGTACCACCGTGTCCATCAACGTCGCAGAGTCGAGCCACACCCCGTCGCCAAGCACTCGGCGGCGCTGGCTCGCACTCGTCGCGCTCATGCTGCCGGTGTTGCTGGTCAGCATCGACAACACGGTGCTCTCCTTCGCGGTGCCCGCCCTCAGCCGGGACCTGCAGCCGACCGCCACGCAGTTGCTCTGGATCGTGGACATCTACCCGCTGGTCCTCGCCGGCCTGCTCGTCACGATGGGCACCCTGGGTGACCGGCTCGGCCGGCGACGGCTGTTGCTCATCGGCGCCACCGGCTTCGGTGTGGTCAGCGTCTGGGCGGCGTTCAGCGCCGACGCCTCGCACCTGATCGCGGCCCGTGCCGCGATGGGGATCTTCGGCGCCACGTTGATGCCGGCCACGCTCGCGCTGCTGCGCAACGTGTTCACCGACGACGGCGAGCGCCGGTTCGCGATCGCGGTCTGGGCCGCTGGTTTCTCAGGTGGCGCGGCGCTCGGCCCGATCGTGGGCGGGTGGCTCCTCGAGCACTTCTGGTGGGGCTCGGTCTTCCTGCTGAACGTGCCCGTGCTGGTGATCTTCCTGATCGCGGCGCCGCTGCTGGTTCCGGAGTCCCGCGGGTCACGCGCCGGTCGGTTCGACCTGGTCAGCGTCGCCCTGTCCATCCTCGCGATGGTGCCGCTGGTGTACGCGGTCAAGACCGTCGCACACGACGGTGTGGTCCCGATCGCGCTCGCGCTGCTCGCGGTGGCGGCGACCGCCGGCTGGCTGTTCGTGCGACGTCAGCTGCGCCGGCCGGAGCCGCTGTTGGACGTGCGCCTGTTCCAGCGGCCGGTGTTCGCAGCCTCCGTGGTCGCGAACCTCGTCGCCGCGCTGGGCATGGCCGGACTGTTGTTCCTGCTCGCGCAGTACCTGCAGCTCGTGCTCGGGCTGAGCCCGATGGTCGCGGGCCTGTGGTTGCTGCCCGGCCTCGTGGGTACGGTGGCGCTCGGCCTGGTCGCGGCCGCGGTCGCCGATCGGGCACCGCTGCACGTCCTGGTGCCGATCGGGATCGGTGTCTCGGCCGTCGGCTACGCCGTCGGCACCATGCTGACCGGACACAGCGGGATCGGCGTCGCGGTCGCGGTCTTCGTGCTCGTCGGCGCCGGTTCCGGCTTCACGGAGACGCTCACCAACGACGCCATCCTCGCTGCCGTGCCGCCCGCGCGCGCAGGTGCCGCCTCGAGCATCTCGGAGACGGCCTACGAACTGGGTTCGGCGTTCGGGGTCGCGGTCCTCGGGAGCGTCGCCTCCGCGATCTACCGGGATCGGGTGGTACTGCCGGACACCATCGCTGCAGGCGACCGGGCGACGGCGAGCGAGACCCTCGGCGGCGCCGTCGAGGTGGCCGGCGCGCAGGGCGATCCGGGCGTCGGCGCGGCCCTGCTCGACTCGGCGCGGGAGGCGTTCGCCTCCGGCCTGGCCGTGACCGCGGCCGCCGGCGTCGCCCTGCTGGCGGTCACCGCCGTCGGGGTCGGCGTGGCGTTGCGTCGGGGCGCGCGGCAGGATGACGCCGAGCTGGCACTACCGCTCCGGCCGACCGATCCTGCTGGCAGCACCGACGCGAAGGACGCGACGCAGGTGCTCACCACGGGCGCACGCTGA
- a CDS encoding Ppx/GppA phosphatase family protein has translation MRLGVLDIGSNTVHLVVVDVVRGAHPNPDLDERVTLRLMQYLTDDGAINDVGIAALLEAVDGAVRVAREQRVDEVLTMVTSAVREATNGEAVLALIRARLDGDLQVLSGEEEAALTFLAARRWLGWAAGKLLVLDIGGGSLEVALGVDEVPDLALSLPLGAGRLTRTHLRHDPPLPDELKQLRAVVRAELKPLVARVRAEPRPDHVVATSKTFRSLARLAGMSVAGVGPHQRWQMSTSLLSDWVPRLARIPAEQRMELPGITPERTYQIVAGAVVAEEVLRGLRVEIVEICPWALREGALLRRLDQV, from the coding sequence GTGCGACTGGGCGTCCTGGACATCGGCTCGAACACGGTTCACCTCGTCGTGGTCGACGTGGTCCGCGGCGCCCACCCGAACCCGGACCTGGATGAGCGGGTCACGCTCCGGCTGATGCAGTACCTCACCGACGACGGTGCGATCAACGACGTGGGGATCGCCGCTCTGCTCGAGGCCGTCGACGGCGCCGTCCGGGTCGCGCGAGAGCAGCGTGTCGACGAGGTCCTGACCATGGTGACCTCGGCGGTGCGCGAGGCCACGAACGGCGAGGCGGTGCTCGCACTGATCCGCGCGCGCCTGGACGGCGATCTCCAGGTGCTCTCCGGCGAGGAGGAGGCGGCCCTGACGTTCCTCGCGGCCCGCCGCTGGCTCGGCTGGGCCGCCGGGAAACTGCTCGTCCTGGACATCGGCGGCGGCTCGCTCGAGGTCGCCCTCGGCGTGGACGAAGTCCCGGACCTCGCCCTGTCGCTGCCGCTCGGCGCCGGCCGGCTGACCCGGACGCACCTGCGCCACGACCCGCCGCTGCCGGACGAGCTGAAGCAGCTGCGGGCGGTGGTCCGCGCCGAGCTCAAGCCGCTCGTGGCCCGGGTGCGAGCCGAGCCGAGGCCGGACCACGTGGTCGCGACCTCCAAGACGTTCCGGTCCCTGGCCCGGCTCGCCGGGATGTCCGTCGCGGGTGTCGGTCCGCACCAGCGCTGGCAGATGAGCACGTCGCTGCTCTCGGATTGGGTGCCGCGACTGGCCCGGATCCCGGCCGAGCAGCGCATGGAACTGCCCGGCATCACGCCCGAGCGGACCTACCAGATCGTCGCCGGTGCCGTGGTGGCCGAGGAGGTCCTGCGCGGCCTGCGGGTGGAGATCGTCGAGATCTGCCCGTGGGCGCTGCGCGAGGGTGCGCTGCTGCGCCGGCTCGACCAGGTGTGA
- a CDS encoding DUF2330 domain-containing protein has protein sequence MTPDRLARLRRGIVLTAVGIVAALGAVVVPTPAQACACGGYVAADGYEVAVNREVAAITWDGETERILLEMDVLTDAPDAALLIPTPAPADVALGDSEMFDELLDVIAPEVEVSYTWWPEASFGDGAGAAPGAGAPDLGVDVLETVDLGPLEASVLSADDADGLAQWLDEHEYVMQDGLATALRPYITEGWYYVAMRLTTDAADLSGELQPVDLTFASESLIYPMRLSAAAATDQFVRTYVFADRRMARTDASEDTASVDLRFAGAVDPAAVENPTLAEIARTTPYLTVMDQWFHEPATEIVSDFTFSASTQTGDYREVIHETRMREILGMPAGPVLTFLGLVAAALALLLGGRAVSRRARRRSAVPAGPRPSTVSEPEPRSAPPAGVGGGGGQARHPSHL, from the coding sequence ATGACCCCAGACCGCCTCGCCCGGCTCCGTCGCGGCATCGTGCTGACAGCAGTCGGCATCGTCGCCGCGCTCGGTGCCGTCGTGGTCCCCACCCCCGCGCAGGCGTGCGCCTGCGGCGGCTATGTGGCGGCCGACGGCTACGAGGTCGCGGTCAACCGCGAGGTCGCGGCGATCACCTGGGACGGTGAGACCGAGCGGATCCTGCTCGAGATGGACGTCCTCACCGACGCCCCCGACGCGGCGCTGCTGATCCCCACCCCGGCGCCGGCGGACGTCGCGCTCGGCGACTCCGAGATGTTCGACGAGCTCCTCGACGTGATCGCCCCCGAGGTCGAGGTCAGCTACACCTGGTGGCCCGAGGCGTCGTTCGGCGACGGCGCCGGCGCGGCACCCGGGGCGGGCGCGCCCGACCTGGGGGTCGACGTCCTGGAGACGGTGGACCTCGGGCCGCTCGAGGCCAGCGTGCTCTCCGCGGACGACGCGGACGGCCTGGCGCAGTGGCTCGACGAGCACGAGTACGTCATGCAGGACGGCCTGGCCACGGCGCTGCGGCCCTACATCACCGAGGGCTGGTACTACGTGGCGATGCGGCTGACCACCGATGCCGCCGACCTCTCCGGCGAGCTGCAGCCGGTCGACCTGACCTTCGCCTCCGAGTCCCTGATCTATCCGATGCGACTGTCCGCGGCGGCGGCCACCGATCAGTTCGTGCGCACCTACGTGTTCGCGGACCGGCGGATGGCGCGCACCGACGCCAGTGAGGACACCGCCTCGGTCGATCTCAGGTTCGCCGGTGCCGTCGACCCGGCGGCGGTGGAGAACCCCACCCTCGCCGAGATCGCCCGGACCACGCCGTACCTGACCGTGATGGACCAGTGGTTCCACGAACCGGCCACCGAGATCGTCTCGGACTTCACGTTCTCCGCGTCCACCCAGACCGGGGACTACCGCGAGGTGATCCACGAGACCCGCATGCGGGAGATCCTCGGCATGCCGGCCGGACCGGTGCTCACCTTCCTCGGCCTGGTCGCGGCCGCCCTCGCGCTCCTCCTCGGTGGCCGGGCCGTGAGCCGGCGGGCCCGCCGTCGCTCCGCCGTGCCGGCAGGGCCGCGCCCGTCGACCGTGAGCGAGCCCGAGCCGCGATCGGCACCGCCGGCCGGTGTCGGCGGTGGTGGTGGCCAGGCGCGGCACCCCAGCCACCTCTGA
- a CDS encoding metal-sensitive transcriptional regulator produces MEEHGHDHGYVADKEAYLKRLRRIEGQVRGIAKMVENDTYCIDILTQVSAVTKALQAVSLGLLDDHLASCVVDAARSSSEEGEEKVREASAAIARLVRS; encoded by the coding sequence ATGGAAGAGCACGGACACGACCACGGATACGTCGCGGACAAGGAGGCCTACCTCAAGCGCCTGCGCCGCATCGAGGGCCAGGTTCGCGGCATCGCGAAGATGGTCGAGAACGACACCTACTGCATCGACATCCTGACCCAGGTCTCCGCCGTCACCAAGGCGTTGCAGGCGGTGAGCCTCGGCCTGCTGGACGATCACCTCGCCAGCTGCGTGGTGGACGCGGCCCGCTCGTCCTCCGAGGAGGGCGAGGAGAAGGTTCGCGAGGCCTCCGCCGCGATCGCCCGGCTCGTCCGCTCCTGA
- a CDS encoding heavy-metal-associated domain-containing protein, whose product MDRTTTIDVTGMTCANCVAHVTEELEGVDGVLNVSVELRTGEASPVTVVSNVPLDETAIRAAVDEAGYDVAAIRA is encoded by the coding sequence ATGGACCGCACCACCACGATCGACGTCACGGGCATGACCTGCGCGAACTGCGTGGCCCACGTCACCGAGGAGCTCGAGGGCGTCGACGGCGTGCTCAACGTCTCCGTCGAACTCCGCACGGGCGAGGCCTCGCCGGTGACCGTCGTCTCCAACGTGCCGCTCGACGAGACCGCCATCCGTGCGGCCGTCGACGAGGCTGGCTACGACGTGGCGGCGATCCGCGCCTGA
- a CDS encoding Hsp20/alpha crystallin family protein: MALTFDPFRETDRLAYRTSTRVPRWMPMDLHRSGDAFIVEIDLPGVAPESIDLDVDGNTLTVQAVRASSLGEGERWIAKERATGTYRRQLSLGDGLDAAAIQADYAHGVLTVTIPVAEQSKPRKIEVRTAEPVIEPATEASTDVQEDVAA, from the coding sequence ATGGCTCTCACCTTCGACCCGTTCCGCGAGACCGACCGGCTCGCGTACCGCACCTCCACCCGCGTGCCCCGGTGGATGCCGATGGACCTGCACCGCAGCGGTGACGCGTTCATCGTCGAGATCGATCTGCCCGGCGTCGCGCCGGAGAGCATCGACCTGGACGTCGACGGCAACACCCTGACCGTCCAGGCCGTGCGCGCCTCCAGCCTCGGCGAGGGCGAGCGGTGGATCGCCAAGGAGCGCGCGACCGGCACGTACCGCCGGCAGCTCAGCCTCGGCGACGGTCTCGACGCGGCCGCGATCCAGGCCGACTACGCCCACGGCGTGCTGACCGTGACCATCCCGGTCGCGGAGCAGTCCAAGCCCCGCAAGATCGAGGTGCGCACCGCGGAGCCGGTCATCGAGCCGGCCACCGAGGCCTCGACGGACGTCCAGGAGGACGTGGCCGCCTGA
- a CDS encoding NADPH-dependent F420 reductase, with product MSNITIIGTGNMARTIGTRAVAGGHTVEVMGRDRSKAEVLATALGGGATAGEWGAVPAGDIVITALLYDGVVPVVAEYADALAGKVIVDISNPFNATFDGLAHGEETSVAQEVAKVAPAGASVVKAFNTIFRNVLEKGRPNVFIAGDGARAKASVAAFIESIGLRPLDVGGLKMAHWLEGMGLVTVALAGNGVGHWDFALGVDELAG from the coding sequence ATGAGCAACATCACAATTATCGGTACGGGAAACATGGCCCGCACCATCGGGACGCGCGCGGTGGCGGGCGGCCACACCGTCGAGGTCATGGGACGCGACAGGTCCAAGGCCGAAGTTCTGGCCACGGCTCTCGGCGGCGGCGCGACCGCGGGAGAGTGGGGCGCCGTCCCGGCCGGGGACATCGTCATCACGGCCCTGTTGTACGACGGTGTCGTGCCGGTCGTCGCCGAGTACGCAGACGCCCTCGCGGGCAAGGTCATCGTCGACATCAGCAACCCCTTCAACGCCACGTTCGACGGCCTGGCCCACGGCGAGGAGACCTCGGTCGCGCAGGAAGTGGCCAAGGTGGCCCCTGCGGGTGCGAGTGTGGTGAAGGCGTTCAACACCATCTTCCGCAACGTCCTGGAGAAGGGCCGACCGAACGTCTTCATCGCCGGTGACGGGGCGCGGGCGAAGGCGAGCGTGGCGGCCTTCATCGAGAGCATCGGGCTGCGCCCGCTCGACGTCGGCGGCCTGAAGATGGCGCACTGGCTGGAAGGGATGGGCCTGGTCACGGTGGCGCTCGCCGGCAACGGGGTGGGCCACTGGGACTTCGCGCTCGGTGTCGACGAACTTGCCGGCTGA